TGATCCAACACATCTTTAATCATTTCTGCCCTCgcagtgctgtgcagatgtCTCTGTTGAGCTTACTTAGACCTTCAGTTGGTTGTTCCAGGCCGTATTGAACTGCTGTTTACCCTTCATCAGTGAAATTGAttacctgtctgtgtttgtgattcGCTGAGTCTGTCCCAGGTGACGGACAGGTGTGCTGAGAGTGCTGAAGTGCTGGATGGCAGGTTGGAGGCTCCGAGGGCTCGTTACAGGTGGGAATAGAACCTGCATCTCCACTGCCCTGGACCTGAGCTGGAACGTCACACCTCACTTCCAAACCCCCCAGctgctctgtctcctctctgtcctccatctctgcctttctcccaaagtcctttctctcactccatTTCTCTGTtggtctctctccatctctctctctctctctctctctctctctctctctctctccctctctctctctctctctccatctcaccatctctctgtctgtgtctccatcactctgtctgtctctttctctctctccatctctctgtctgtctgtctctccctgtctctctctctctccattttgctgtctgtctgtctgtctctctctctctctctccatctctctgtctgtctttctttcagtACAGCTGATTTGATCTGATCTGATCCTGGGTTAGTGGAACGTTGTGCAAAACGTTGTTCTTACGTTGATGTAGCTAACGTTGAGCTCCTTGGCGGTGTAGCCCCTCTGCAGGTTACGTCTGGCATATACGTCATAGTCCCGCACGATTCGAGTGATGATGTCAGACGTGGAAATGCCCTCTGTCCTCTGGGTGGGAACAAACatccctgaaacacacacacacacaggtgagaacTCCCACCTGCAACACACCCGTGCTACACGCAGCTGAATCTCACACTCCCTGGCTCCTGTTAGTGTGGGAGACTCTCTGTAATCTGCGGTCTGCGTTATGCAGGGGTGAGAGGCACGGCAGTGTGCTCACCTGCTTCTTTGATGTGCTGGTAGACATCTTCAGACCCCGCAGAAGAGTATGGGATATCATCATGGGCCACAAAGTCAATCTGAGGGGAGAGGGCGTTTAacggagagacagacagatcagagacagatcagagcgatcagagacagatcagagacagatcagagcgATCAGGGACAgatcagagacagatcagagcaATCAGGGACAGATCAGAGCgatcagagacagatcagagacagatcagagcggtcagagacagatcagagacagatcagagcgATCAGGGACAgatcagagacagatcagagacagatcagagtggtcagagacagatcagagcaaacagagacagatcagagcaATCAGGGACAGATCAGAGACGgatcagagacagatcagagcgATCAGGGACAgatcagagacagatcagagcgATCAGGGACAgatcagagacagatcagagacagatcagagcggtcagagacagatcagagcgatcagagacagatcagagacagatcagagacagatcagagacagatcagagcgATCAGGGACAgatcagagacagatcagagacagatcagagcgATCAGGGACAgatcagagacagatcagagcgatcagagacagatcagagcgatcagagacagatcagagcgATCAGGGACAGATCAGAGCGATCAGGGACAGATCAGGGACAgatcagagacagatcagagcgatcagagacagatcagagtGATCAGGGACAGATCAGGGATAgatcagagacagatcagagacagatcagagacagatcagagcaATCAGGGACAGATCAGAGCAATCAGGGACAGATCAGAGCGATCAGGGACAGATGAGGGACAgatcagagacagatcagagcgATCAGGGACAGATCAGAGACAGATCAGGGACAGATCAGGGACAgatcagagacagatcagagcgATCAGGGACAGATCAGAGCGATCAGGGACAGATCAGAGCGATCAGGGACAGATCAGAGCgatcagagacagatcagagcaATCAGGGACAGATCAGAGCgatcagagacagatcagagcgatcagagacagatcagagcgATCAGGGACAGATCAGAGCgatcagagacagatcagagcaATCAGGGACAgatcagagacagatcagagcgATCAGGGACAGATCAGAGCGATCAGGGACAgatcagagacagatcagagcgATCAGGGACAgatcagagacagatcagagcgATCAGGGACAGCCTGTACAGAGCACacagggcaggagagggggtgctgcagctgctcctcttACTCTGTCCCCAATAAACACTGGAGCAGCAGGTACACCCAGGCTCCCAGAGAGttcccagccctgccctgcaggCTCTGCCAAATGCCACCTGCCACCTGCCATTAGGGGGTCCTAATGTCCCAGAACATTCATCACCATTGTGACTGTTATCTGCATCTGTGCCTCAGTGATGAATGTGTGAGcgcggctctctctctctgcccggGCCACAGAGAGTCAGGGTGTGGGACAGGGGAGGAGTCATGGCTGTTGGGTGTGGCAGGGTAAAGGCGTGGCTgagagggtgtggcagggtAAGGGTGTGGCTgagagggtgtggcagggtgagGGCGTGGCTgagagggtgtggcagggtgagggtgtggctgAGAGGGTGTGGATgagagggtgtggcagggtgagggtgtggctgagagggtgtggcagggtgagGGCGTGGCTGAGAGGGTGTGACAGGGTAAGGGCGTGGCTgagagggtgtggcagggtgagGGCGTGGCTAagagggtgtggcagggtgagggtgtggctgAGAGGGTGTgacagggtgagggtgtggctgAGAGGGTGTGACAGGGTAAGGGCGTGGCTgagagggtgtggcagggtgagGGCGTGGCTAagagggtgtggcagggtgagGGCGTGGCTGAGAGGGTGGGGATgagagggtgtggcagggtAAGGGCATGGGGTTGTATGGGCGTGGCAATGTAAGTGTGTGGCATATGGGTGTGGCTGACCTTGTGTTTCTCCAGGAATTCGGGGCTGAGGGTCCAAGGCGCGTCCTTCACCACCTCGTCCACATAGCGGCAATGCCTCAGGGCCTCATACCGCTCCTCCTCCCGCATCACCGTGAAGCCCTTATACCTGTGAGTGAGCTCgtcactgcacactgccccacacacacacacatgcaggcaatGGTTAGCCTgcaagcagtgtgtgtgtgtgtgtgtgtgtgtgtgtgtgtgtgtgtgtgtgtgtgtgtgtgagtgtgtgtgtgtgtgtgtgtgtgtgtgtgtgtgtgtgtgtgtgtgtgtgagtgtgtgtgcgtgtgtgtgtgtgtatgtgtgtgtgtgtgcgtgtgtgtgtgtgtgtgtgtgtgtgtgtgtgtgtctgtgtgtgtgtatgtgtgtgtgtgtctgtgtgtgtgtgtgtgtgtgtgcgtgtgtgtgtgtgcgcatatgtgtgtgtgcgcgtatgtgtgtgtgtgcgtgtgtgtgcgtgtgtgtgtgtgtatgtgtgtgtatgtgtgtgtgtgtgtgtgtgtgtgtgtgcgtgtgtttgtgtgtgtgtgtgtgcgtgtgtttgtgtgtatgtgtgtgtgtgtgtgtgtgtgtgtgtgtgtgtgcgtgtgtgcgtgtgtgcgtgtgtgtgtgtgtgtgtgtgtgtgtgtgtatgtgtgtgtgtgtgtgtgtgtgtgtgtatgtgtgtgtgtatgtgtgtgtgtgtgtgtgtgtgtgtgtgtgtgtgtgtatgtgtgtgtgtgtgtgtgtgtatgtgtgtgtgtgtgtgtgtgtgtgtgtgtgtgtatagtgagtgagtgagagagacagacagtgagtcCTACCTCCCACGATCAGGTATGTGTTGGGGAACAGGTTCTTGGCCTGCATGAGGGCGCGTGCGTGTCCCGCGTGGAAGAGATCGAAGATCCCGTCAGCATAGACTCGCACCGGCCGGTCCACTGCGGGAAGGAGAACAGCACATCAATATCAATTCctgtctctatctctatctttctctctctctttcatccttctctctgtctcctcctgctcttcctccctctctctctctctctccctccctctctctctctcatccttctctctgtctcctccttctctctctccctccctctctctctctctctctcatccttctctctgtctccttcttctctctctctgtccctctctctctctctctctctctctctctctccctctctctctctctctctctctctctctccatccctgtctCTGTTGTTCTCTTGCTCTGAGcctgaggaagaagagaaagaagagaaggaagaggaaggggaggggctaaCCTGGTGTGCCACAGCGGGCCTGTGCAATGGTCAGTTTCTCATGAGGAGCCCGACAGTCACAGCTGGTCTCTTTCGCGAAGATGGCGGGCTCCCTCAGagtctgagacagagagagagagagagagggggagggagagacagagagacagagaggaagagggggagagagggggagagggggagggagagagagagacacagagagagagaaagagagagagacacagagagggagagagggagagagagagagagagggagagagggggagagggggagagagagagagagagagagagggagagagggggagagggggagagggagagagagggagagagggagagagggggagagggggagagggggagggagagagagagagagagagagagagagagagggggagagggggagggagagacagagggagagagggagagagagagacagagagagggagagagagagacacagagagagagagagagagagagagacacagagagggagagagggagagagagagagagagggagagagggggagagggcgagagagagagagagagagagggagagagggggagagtgggagcgagagacagagagagagagagtgagagagtgcgagagggtgagggagagagagagagagtgagagagtgagagagggggagagggggagggagagacagagagagagagagagagggggagagggggagggagagacagagggagagagagggagagagggagagagggggagggagagagagagagagggagagagggggagggagagagagagagagggagagagggggagagggggagagggggagggagagacagagagacagagaaggagagagggagagagggggagagggggagggagagagagagagagggtgagagagagagagagagagagggagagagggagagagagagggagagagggagaccatATTGGATTTCACCTTTCAGTTGGCGACATGGACATTCAAAAACATGGCATCACAATATGATCGAACGCAGGGATACAGAGCAGTGGTGTGCTCTATCACTGCCTCTCGCTCTGTATGAACTCAGATGGAGGGAAGAGCCACACCCTCACCACGGGGTGAGTCACGGCTCACACTCACTCCACACCCTCACTCCACACCCTCACCGTGGAGTGAGTCACGGCTCACATTCACTCCACACCCTCACCGCGGAGTGAGTCACCGCTCACATTCACTCCACACCCTCACCGTGGAGTGAGTCACGGCTCACATTCACTCCACACCCTCACCGCGGAGTGAGTCACCGCTCACATTCACTCCACACCCTCACCGCGGAGTGAGTCACAGCTCACATTCACTCCACACCCTCACCGCGGAGTGAGTCACCGCTCACATTCACTCCACACCCTCACCGCGGAGTGAGTCACAGCTCACATTCACTCCACACCCTCACCACGGAGTGAGTCACCGCTCACATTCACTCCACACCCTCACCGCGGAGTGAGTCACAGCTCACATTCACTCCACACCCTCACCGAGGAGTGAGTCacagctcacactcactccacACCCTCACCGTGGAGTGAGTCACCGCTCACATTCACTCCACACCCTCACCGTGGAGTGAGTCACGGCTCACACTCACTCCACACCCTCACCACGGAGTGAGTCACCGCTCACATTCACTCCACACCCTCACCGCGGAGTGAGTCACAGCTCACATTCACTCCACACCCTCACCGCGGAGTGAGTCACAGCTCACATTCACTCCACACCCTCACCGTGGAGTGAGTCacagctcacactcactccacACCCTCACCGCGGAGTGAGTCACCGCTCACATTCACTCCACACCCTCACCACGGAGTGAGTCACCGCTCACATTCACTCCACACCCTCACCGCGGAGTGAGTCACAGCTCACATTCACTCCACACCCTCACCGCGGAGTGAGTCACCGCTCACATTCACTCCACACCCTCACCGCGGAGTGAGTCACAGCTCACATTCACTCCACACCCTCACCACGGAGTGAGTCACCGCTCACATTCACTCCACACCCTCACCGCGGAGTGAGTCACAGCTCACATTCACTCCACACCCTCACCGTGGAGTGAGTCacagctcacactcactccacACCCTCACCGTGGAGTGAGTCACCGCTCACATTCACTCCACACCCTCACCGTGGAGTGAGTCACGGCTCACACTCACTCCACACCCTCACCACGGAGTGAGTCACCGCTCACATTCACTCCACACCCTCACCGCGGAGTGAGTCACCGCTCACATTCACTCCACACCCTCACCGCGGAGTGAGTCACAGCTCACATTCACTCCACACCCTCACCGCGGAGTGAGTCACAGCTCACATTCACTCCACACCCTCACCGTGGAGTGAGTCacagctcacactcactccacACCCTCACCGCGGAGTGAGTCACCGCTCACATTCACTCCACACCCTCACCGTGGAGTGAGTCACGGCTCACATTCACTCCACACCCTCACCGTGGAGTGAGTCACcgctcacactcactccacACCCTCACCACGGAGTGAGTCACAGCTCTGCAGGTGGCGCTGATGCAGCAGTGACTCGAGGAGCTGGCCGGTACAAACCCACCCTACCCCTGTACCCCAGCCCTGCAGACTCCCTGTCATAACTGGCTACTGATACTGCACTCAGGGGCCTTTACCTGCTGAAGCACTTAGGAGCCCCTTCTAACTCTACTGTAACATTAGCATGGCCAGTCCACATGAGGAGGGTACCGTAAGAGCCTGTCACATCTGTAAGAGCCTGTCACATCTGTAAGAGCCTATCACATCCAACCTGAGCCACCCCCTGCAGGCCAGTGATAGGTGGTGCAGTGACTGCAGAAAAAGAACTGTGACCAATCAGGTTGCAGGTTTAATCCCGGGAGAGAGGCTGACAGAGGCTCTTCGCCACCTGTGCTGGCAGGTGAGGATGAATCCTGTAATGGCTGTAACTGACCTCGTCAGGAACGTTAACGAGCACCGAGCCCTGCATGAGAATACAGACGAGGTGATCAGATCCGGAGACCGGCCTGACCTGCAAATACGGCAGAATCCTCTTCTGACAGCAACATTTTAGAGCCTGCTATGCGTTAGCTATACTTTTCACCAATGCTCAGCGTCTGGTTTTCCATCAGTGgtcctgaggagagaggagctctCAGGATGAAGCTGGCgagctgaggaagaggatgttAAATGAAGGCTggtcctcctgctcctctcagaGACAGGTACACAGGGGTTAACCCTCTTGGTGCCACAGAGGAGGCAGACATTTTGCCAGCGCACAGCCATCCCGCTGTGCTCCTGCTACCTGTCCACAGAGGAGCCGCCATGCTCGGGCCTCCCCCGCATCCACGGCAACACACCCCACAGCGCATCTTTACACTGCCGAACTGGAGGCGGGTGCCATGCCAAAACTGGCTCGTTGCCATGGTAACAGCGAAGCCCTGGAAGAGTTGCAACATGAATTCCCATAGCAACAGGAGTGGAGCAGATTGGGGGGGAAGGTGGAATGCGAGATGAGGAtccttcccagaattccacagTAATACTGTGAGGCATACAAGATGGAAGTGAATGAACAAAGAAACATGACATCAAACCAGGGGACAAGTGTTCAGAGCGATGGGAGAGCCCTCAGAAACAACTACACATGACATCAAACCAGGGGACAAGTGTTCAGAGCGATGGGAGAGCCCTCAGAAACAACTACACATGACATCAAACCAGGGGACAAGTGTTCAGAGCGATGGGAGAGCCCTCAGAAACAACTACACATGACATCAAACCAGGGGACAAGTGTTCAGAGCGATGGGAGAGCCCTCAGAAACAACTACACATGACATCAAACCAGGGGACAAGTGTTCAGAGCGATGGGAGAGCCCTCAGAAACAACACACTACTGAGCAAAAAACCAGACAGCTGCAGTGTAAATGTTCAGACTGTAGTGCGAGTGTTCAGAACGTAGTGTGAGGGTTCAGACTGTAGTGTGGGCGTATAGTCAGGTGTAACATGGGTATGACACACCTGACTATACCTGACACATCCACCATCCAGCGTCCACCAGGCACAGAGTCATAGACAGAAGTacagtcacagagtcacagaaacactgtcccTCAGTGCACAGCGTCTGCcaggcagagtcacagagtcacagaaacactgtcccTCAGCGCACAGCGTCTGCCAGGCggagtcacagagtcacagaaacactgtcccTCAGCGCACAGCGTCTGCCAGGCggagtcacagagtcacagaaacactgtcccTCAGCGCACAGCGTCTGCCAGGCggagtcacagagtcacagaaacactgtcccTCAGCGCACAGCGTCTGCcaggcagagtcacagagtcacagaaacactgtcccTCAGCGCACAGCGTCTGCCAGGCggagtcacagagtcacagaaacactgtcccTCAGCGCACAGCGTCTGCcaggcagagtcacagagtcacagaaacactgtcccTCAGCGCACAGCGTCTGCCAGGCggagtcacagagtcacagaaacactgtcccTCAGCGCACAGCGTCTGCCAGGCagagtcacagtcacagagtcacagagacactgtCCCTCAGCACACAGCGTCTGCCAGGCggagtcacagagtcacagaaacactgtcccTCAGCGCACAGCGTCTGCCAGGCAgagtcacagaaacactgtccaTCAGCGCACAGCGTCTGCCAGGCAgagtcacagaaacactgtcccTCAGCACACAGCGACTGCCAGGcacagtcacagagtcacagaaacactgtcccTCAGCGCACAGCGTCTGCCAGGCAgagtcacagaaacactgtcccTCAGCGCACAGCGTCTGCcaggcagagtcacagagtcacagaaacactgtcccTCAGCGCACAGCGTCTGCTAGGCggagtcacagagtcacagaaacactgtcccTCAGCGCACAGCGTCTGCcaggcagagtcacagagtcacagaaacactgtcccTCAGCGCACAGCGTCTGCcaggcagagtcacagagtcacagaaacactgtcccTCAGCGCACAGCGTCTGCCAGGCAgagtcacagaaacactgtcccTCAGCGCACAGCGTCTGCcaggcagagtcacagagtcacagaaacactgtcccTCAGCACACAGCGTCTGCCAGCCAgagtcacagaaacactgtccaTCAGCGCACAGCGTCTGCcaggcagagtcacagagtcacagaaacactgtccGTCAGCGCACAGCGTCTGCCAGGCAgagtcacagaaacactgtcccTCAGCACACAGCGTCTGCCAGGCAGAGTCAGAAAAACACTGTCCTTTAGCACACATGAGGTCCATGAGGAACAGAGTCAtagagtcacagagtcacagaatCACTGTCCCTCAGCGTACAGTATCCACCAGACACAGAGTCAGAAAAACACTGTCCTTTAGCACACAGTGTCCATGAGGTACAGAGTCAGAAAAACACTGACCTTCAGCACACAGTGTCCATGAGGTACAGAGTCAGAAAAACACTGACCTTCAGCACACAGTGTCCATGAGGTACAGAGTCAGAAAAACACTGTCCTTTAGCACACAGTGTCCATGAGGTACAGAGTCAGAAAAACACTGTCCTTTAGCACACAGTGTCCATGAGGTACAGAGTCAGAAAAACACTGTCCTTCAGCACACAGTGTCCATGAGGTACAGAGTCAGAAAAACACTGTCCTTTAGCACACAGTGTCCATGAGGCACAGAGTCATAGAGTCACAGAAACTGTATCTCTGATCTGCACCCTGGGTCTCAGAAGCATTCCCAAACTGAGAAAGAAGGAGCACTTTCTAACCTCTCTACAGGATGGAGACAAagacattcactcacacacacacacacacacacacaaaacgcaCATACAGACGCATATACGCACGTATatacacccctctctctctcacacacacacgcacacacacacgcacacacacacacacacacacacacacacacacacacacacacaaaaacgcacaTACAGACGCATATACGCACGTATatacacccctctctctctcacacacacacgcacacacacacacacacacacgcacacacacacacacacacacacacacacacacacacacaaaaacgcacaTACAGACGCATAtacgcacgtgcacacacaggcacaaacaaagatgtacacacacacgcacacacccctctctctctcacacacacacgcacacacacactcacgcgcactcacacacacacccctctctctctcacacacacacgcacacacacactcacgcgcacacacgcacgtgcgtGCTTGGCGTCTCACCGTGCGGGGCAGGGGGCAGGTGTGCTCTATTTCCTCCATGGGTCCTGCTGAGGCTCATGGGAGAAGATGGATCCGCCCGTCTGTGACTCAGCGTCAGCGAGCACAGAGCTGCTCCCTCAGCCGACAGGAGAGACACACTCCTCAAAAACCCGGCTGCGCCCCCAACCTCTCCCCGCTCCTCCCTGCTCCGAttgcccccctcacccccgtCCTCCCCTCCCGGCTCCTACCCCACGTCTGCAAAGAGAGGGCAGCGAATTTCACCCGCTACACAGAGGAGCATGGAGCTCCAGGCGCTAACTGCGACGACAACAATGAGGATGGAGAATCAGATGGGAGAGAAGCAGACAAGGAGGAATCCAATCAGTGAGCGGCCCTCCCCTCTGATTTGCATAGGAGATGGTGATTGGCTGGGCAGGAGGATGCTGGGGGCTTGGGGACCAGCATTGCGCTTGGATACAAGGAAGTTTCTCCAGACTACAGTGCACAGCCGCTACACTGCGGAGCAGCTGTGGGGAGACAGCAAGTCTCTGTCACATCAAACCTGAACATAATCTGACCATAatttaaattgtgtttctgtgtgtgtgtgtgtgtgcgtttgtctgagtctgtgtgtgtttatctgtgtttatgtgagtgtgtgtgtgtgtgtgagagtgtgtgtgtgtgtgtgtgtgagtgtgtgagagtgtgtgagagtgtgtgtgtgtgtgtgtgtgtgtgtgtgtgtgtgtgtgtgtgtgtgtgtatgtgtgtgagagtgtgtgtgtgtgtgtgtgtgtgtgtgtgtgtgtgtgtgtgtgtgagtgtgtgtgggtgtgtgtgtgtgtgtgtgtgtgtgtgtgtgtgtgtgtgtgtgtgtcttgcttTGGAGGTCATTTCTTGGAAACTGCTGAGCCATCAGTAATGTCATCCCCTGATCCTGGGTTCTGTGAGTTCTAGCTTATGATTGGAAGAAAATAAGTCAGCTGACTTGGCATGTCCACTCTACCCACTGCCCCCCTCAGTGCACAGTCAGCTGTGTGACGggtcctggagagagagaaagaggacaaagccgtccttctcctctcccctccgtCCATCTGGCTGCTCCAGGTGACCCGTGACCCCTGACACGCACAGAATCCAGCGTTACACCCTGCATAACCCTGACACGCACAGAATCCAGCGTTACACCCTGCATAACCCTGACACGCACAGAATCCAGCGTTACACCCTGCATAACCCTGACACGCACAGAATCCAGCGTTACACCCTGCATAACCCTGACACGCACAGAATCCAGCGTTACACCCTGCATAACCCTGACACGCACAGAATCCAGCGTTACACCCTGCATAACCCTGACACGCACAGAATCCAGCGTTACACCCTGCATAACCCTGACACGCACAGAATCCAGTGTTACACCTGTATAACCCTGACACGCACAGAATCCAGCGTTACACCCTGCATAACCCTGACACGCACAGAATCCAGCGTTACACCCTGCATAACCCTGACACGCACAGGCTCTGCTGAGAGACTGTGCTGCCAGACTGTCAGAGGCACAAAGCTTCCTTTCTGGCCCCTCAACtgagagtgaaaatgaaaaacgtTCAAATTAGAAACGTCATCATGGGTTGTATGAAATACATGATGCTGAAATACAAAGGCTCGTGAGCAGTGAGTGTTCAGGTTAcccctgtctcctcctctgGCGGTGACACCGCTAACCTGTGGCTCTGACTCCGGGTCATGCAGATGCGTTGGGTGAGGGGAAAGAGGAATGAATGTGAggcagggatggggggaggggggggggctaagTCAGGCAGCAGGAACCGTCTGAGTGGCTCCAAAACCAGGTAAAATCCCACAGTAATGCACCAGAGGCCAGAGTCTGCGGAGCCCCACCCGCTGCTGCAGACGCGCTctctgtgtgcgcgcgcgtgcgtgcgtgcgttaATGTGTTTACGCCTATCGGTCCTCATTCACATCACTCTCCCAAATACTCACCAAAACAACTTGAAAACTCAACTCAAAATGGTGCTCTAATGCTGGAGTAACAGTTTAACTCCATTTCTGGGGCGTGTGGATTAGCCGCTATATACCTCAAAATACAGCTGTAATGTTGTAGCCACGTTATGTTacagcagcacaacagaaaAGGTTTGGAATGGATTGATAATGTAAGATTTGATAATCTTTAAAGCGTGACCATGTTATAAAACGCACAGTCAGTGTATAAT
The nucleotide sequence above comes from Megalops cyprinoides isolate fMegCyp1 chromosome 2, fMegCyp1.pri, whole genome shotgun sequence. Encoded proteins:
- the LOC118772969 gene encoding choline-phosphate cytidylyltransferase B-like isoform X1, which gives rise to MVGMTCNCAGVNGNAPNRRTGTWKTLREPAIFAKETSCDCRAPHEKLTIAQARCGTPVDRPVRVYADGIFDLFHAGHARALMQAKNLFPNTYLIVGVCSDELTHRYKGFTVMREEERYEALRHCRYVDEVVKDAPWTLSPEFLEKHKIDFVAHDDIPYSSAGSEDVYQHIKEAGMFVPTQRTEGISTSDIITRIVRDYDVYARRNLQRGYTAKELNVSYINEKKYRLQNQVDRMKERVKTVEEKSKSFVYRVEEKSHDLIQKWEEKSREFIGNFLELFGPDGAWKQMFQERSGRMLQALSPRQSPHGSPSSSPPRECSPSRSPSPPRRWPLSPPSPSSPTSPPKGASASISSMSEGDEDEK
- the LOC118772969 gene encoding choline-phosphate cytidylyltransferase B-like isoform X3 is translated as MKRRRTLREPAIFAKETSCDCRAPHEKLTIAQARCGTPVDRPVRVYADGIFDLFHAGHARALMQAKNLFPNTYLIVGVCSDELTHRYKGFTVMREEERYEALRHCRYVDEVVKDAPWTLSPEFLEKHKIDFVAHDDIPYSSAGSEDVYQHIKEAGMFVPTQRTEGISTSDIITRIVRDYDVYARRNLQRGYTAKELNVSYINEKKYRLQNQVDRMKERVKTVEEKSKSFVYRVEEKSHDLIQKWEEKSREFIGNFLELFGPDGAWKQMFQERSGRMLQALSPRQSPHGSPSSSPPRECSPSRSPSPPRRWPLSPPSPSSPTSPPKGASASISSMSEGDEDEK
- the LOC118772969 gene encoding choline-phosphate cytidylyltransferase B-like isoform X2, with protein sequence MEEIEHTCPLPRTTLREPAIFAKETSCDCRAPHEKLTIAQARCGTPVDRPVRVYADGIFDLFHAGHARALMQAKNLFPNTYLIVGVCSDELTHRYKGFTVMREEERYEALRHCRYVDEVVKDAPWTLSPEFLEKHKIDFVAHDDIPYSSAGSEDVYQHIKEAGMFVPTQRTEGISTSDIITRIVRDYDVYARRNLQRGYTAKELNVSYINEKKYRLQNQVDRMKERVKTVEEKSKSFVYRVEEKSHDLIQKWEEKSREFIGNFLELFGPDGAWKQMFQERSGRMLQALSPRQSPHGSPSSSPPRECSPSRSPSPPRRWPLSPPSPSSPTSPPKGASASISSMSEGDEDEK